Proteins encoded together in one Triticum dicoccoides isolate Atlit2015 ecotype Zavitan chromosome 7B, WEW_v2.0, whole genome shotgun sequence window:
- the LOC119339501 gene encoding 60S ribosomal protein L32-1-like yields MAVPLLTRKIVKKRVKHFKRAHSDRYIGLKTSWRRPKGIDSRVRRKFKGCTLMPNIGYGSDKKTRHYLPNKFKKFVVHNVSELELLMMHNRTYCAEIAHNVSTKKRKDIVERAAQLDIVVTNKLARLRSQEDE; encoded by the exons ATGGCGGTGCCGCTTCTGACGAGGAAGATCGTGAAGAAGAGGGTCAAGCACTTCAAGAGGGCCCATAGCGACCGCTACATTGGCCTCAAG ACCAGCTGGCGCAGGCCAAAGGGTATTGATTCCCGGGTGAGGAGAAAGTTCAAGGGATGTACTTTGATGCCCAACATTGGCTATGGTTctgacaagaagaccaggcattacCTGCCAAACAAGTTCAAGAAGTTTGTTGTCCACAATGTCTCCGAGCTGGAGCTGCTTATGATGCACAACAG GACATACTGTGCTGAGATCGCCCACAACGTCTCTACCAAGAAGCGGAAGGACATTGTGGAGCGTGCTGCACAGCTGGATATTGTTGTCACAAACAAGCTTGCTAGGCTTCGCAGCCAGGAGGACGAGTGA